The Fructilactobacillus myrtifloralis genome contains a region encoding:
- the yycF gene encoding response regulator YycF, translated as MAKILVVDDEKPITDIEKFSLEKEGYEVIVAYDGEEALAKVEDDHPDLVILDLMLPKMDGLEVAKEIRKTHDMPIIMVTAKDSELDKVLGLEIGADDYVTKPFSNRELVARVKANLRRQSVATEAAGPAAGENQDLTIGNLTIHPDSYSVTKDGAPVDLTHREFELIHYLAQHSGQVMTREHLLQTVWGYDYFGDVRTVDVTVRRLREKIEDDPSHPQWLVTRRGVGYYVRDTPDAQ; from the coding sequence ATGGCCAAAATATTAGTTGTTGATGACGAAAAACCAATTACAGACATTGAAAAATTTAGTTTAGAAAAAGAAGGATACGAGGTCATCGTCGCCTACGATGGTGAGGAAGCCCTTGCCAAGGTCGAAGACGATCATCCGGATCTAGTGATCTTAGACCTGATGTTGCCGAAAATGGACGGGCTAGAGGTCGCTAAGGAGATTCGCAAGACCCACGACATGCCCATCATCATGGTTACTGCTAAGGACTCGGAGTTAGACAAGGTCCTAGGTTTAGAAATCGGGGCTGATGATTACGTGACGAAACCCTTTTCTAACCGCGAACTGGTTGCCCGCGTGAAGGCCAACTTGCGCCGGCAATCGGTGGCAACGGAAGCCGCGGGTCCCGCAGCGGGAGAAAATCAGGACCTGACGATTGGAAACTTGACCATTCATCCCGATTCCTATTCGGTAACTAAGGACGGGGCGCCGGTTGATTTAACCCACCGGGAGTTTGAACTAATTCACTACCTCGCTCAACACAGTGGTCAGGTGATGACTCGGGAACACCTCTTACAGACGGTGTGGGGTTATGACTACTTTGGTGACGTGCGGACCGTGGACGTGACCGTCCGGCGGTTACGGGAAAAAATTGAGGATGATCCTAGTCATCCGCAGTGGTTGGTAACCCGGCGGGGTGTCGGTTATTACGTCCGCGATACACCGGACGCCCAGTAA
- the walK gene encoding cell wall metabolism sensor histidine kinase WalK: MAHKWKFFKSIHFKIALVFVLMMLLTLETVGAVFVRQLEYQNLNTFKASLQLKPYINTSLKKQLASRNQIKANKQIQTILQDADISNNAEVTVVDARGNIRGTNQNNEQSLVGQKNTDGDVKSALYSSKTIEKTTSSNNNRYYVLVTPLINSAKNQNNIEGVVYIRANLSQVYHNINNITIIYLFAAVLSIILGLLLTLIISRAITKPIDELKRQTEQIARGDYSGHVQVYGNDELGQLAHAVNNLSVQVEESQESTESERRRLDSVLDNMTDGVVATDRRGLVTIVNDEALELLGTTKQAVVGKPILQVLNLQDQFNLRDLIEDPGQVYLDFSTPERRLILSAHFSLIQRKSGFINGLVCVFHDVTAQQKIDEDRRQFVSNVSHELRTPLTSVHSYLEALSDGAWEDPELAPKFLHVTQDETDRMIRMINDLLTLSRMDSGTQKYNTELVNINKLFNYILDRFDMIVKNDAEKHYRIKREFTHQDLWAEVDPDRFTQVLDNVMNNAVKYSPDGGTITCRLYENHNRIVLSISDQGLGMPQSALKHIFDRFYRVDKARSRAQGGSGLGLAISKEIIESFGGDIRVASTEGKGSTFYISLPYEPIEEDLWDDGEA, translated from the coding sequence ATGGCTCATAAATGGAAGTTCTTTAAATCCATTCACTTTAAAATTGCACTGGTGTTCGTGCTGATGATGCTGCTAACGCTGGAAACCGTGGGTGCCGTGTTTGTGCGGCAGTTGGAGTACCAAAACCTCAACACGTTTAAAGCATCGTTGCAACTGAAACCATACATCAATACGTCGCTAAAAAAGCAACTTGCCAGTCGCAACCAAATTAAGGCAAATAAGCAAATTCAAACGATTCTGCAGGATGCCGATATTAGTAATAACGCGGAGGTCACCGTGGTTGATGCCCGGGGTAACATCCGGGGAACTAACCAAAATAACGAACAGTCGCTGGTCGGACAGAAAAACACCGACGGAGACGTTAAGAGTGCTCTGTACAGTAGTAAGACGATTGAAAAAACGACCTCAAGTAACAATAATCGGTATTACGTGCTGGTAACGCCGCTGATTAACAGCGCTAAAAATCAGAACAACATCGAAGGGGTCGTTTACATTCGGGCGAACCTCAGTCAGGTTTACCACAATATTAATAACATCACGATTATTTACCTGTTTGCCGCGGTGCTTTCGATTATTTTAGGGTTACTATTGACCCTCATTATCTCGCGGGCGATTACGAAACCGATTGACGAATTGAAACGCCAAACCGAACAAATTGCCCGGGGGGATTACTCGGGACACGTCCAGGTCTATGGCAACGATGAATTAGGCCAACTGGCGCACGCCGTTAATAACCTGTCGGTGCAGGTGGAAGAGTCCCAGGAATCGACAGAGTCCGAACGGCGCCGGCTGGATTCTGTGTTGGATAACATGACCGACGGCGTGGTGGCCACCGATCGGCGTGGTCTCGTTACCATCGTTAACGACGAAGCGCTCGAGTTACTGGGCACCACCAAGCAGGCAGTGGTCGGCAAACCGATTCTGCAGGTTTTAAATTTGCAGGATCAGTTTAACTTGCGGGATTTAATTGAAGATCCGGGGCAGGTGTACCTAGACTTTTCGACTCCGGAACGGCGCTTGATTTTATCGGCGCACTTTTCTCTAATTCAACGAAAGTCTGGCTTTATTAATGGGTTGGTTTGCGTGTTCCACGATGTAACCGCCCAACAAAAAATTGATGAGGACCGTCGTCAGTTCGTGTCAAACGTTTCCCACGAACTGCGCACGCCGTTAACCAGTGTGCATTCTTACTTAGAGGCGCTCTCAGACGGGGCCTGGGAAGATCCCGAACTGGCGCCGAAGTTTTTGCACGTGACGCAGGATGAAACAGATCGGATGATTCGGATGATTAATGACTTATTGACGTTGTCACGGATGGATTCTGGAACCCAGAAGTATAACACCGAGCTCGTCAACATCAACAAGTTGTTTAACTACATCTTGGACCGGTTTGATATGATTGTGAAAAACGATGCTGAGAAACACTACCGGATTAAGCGCGAATTTACGCACCAGGACTTATGGGCGGAGGTCGATCCCGACCGCTTCACCCAGGTGCTTGATAACGTGATGAACAACGCGGTGAAGTATTCTCCAGACGGGGGCACGATTACCTGTCGGCTGTATGAGAATCATAATCGGATCGTCTTGAGCATCAGTGACCAAGGCCTCGGGATGCCTCAGAGTGCATTAAAACACATTTTTGACCGGTTCTACCGGGTAGATAAGGCGCGGTCCCGGGCGCAAGGGGGTAGTGGCCTTGGATTAGCGATTTCAAAGGAAATCATCGAATCGTTTGGTGGTGACATTCGGGTAGCAAGTACGGAAGGAAAGGGTTCGACTTTCTATATCTCCCTTCCGTATGAACCAATTGAGGAGGATCTCTGGGATGATGGAGAAGCTTAA
- a CDS encoding two-component system regulatory protein YycI → MNFKRIQGIFLIAFIVIDVFLFMMTKNSKVQDDSANAGNVNTTIIKDMKRDNITVGPLSTAKHTGYYLSAEPQTDLGNRLATLKDQNARSENGAIISDLRTPVKVSATHPERTITKLLRERSGFVLDAKQYRYDPDLSTRTKVVYAQQSPVGPFFSSNAQLTFSVANQRVIGYTQRELGNVKILHDKADLITEERAVISLYQYNELPNNAKILWKKLAYTRFLELSGKEVYIPTWVIAMNTKSNPKVQIKRINALNGASFNTEKVQEQPNGTAKVESVKN, encoded by the coding sequence ATGAATTTTAAACGAATTCAAGGAATCTTCTTGATTGCTTTCATTGTGATTGACGTGTTTTTGTTCATGATGACGAAGAATAGTAAGGTTCAGGATGACAGTGCGAACGCTGGCAATGTGAACACCACGATTATCAAAGACATGAAACGGGACAACATTACGGTGGGCCCCTTGAGTACTGCTAAGCACACGGGCTACTATTTGTCGGCTGAACCACAAACGGACTTGGGGAATCGGTTGGCAACGTTAAAGGATCAGAACGCGCGCAGTGAGAACGGAGCGATCATTAGCGATTTGCGGACGCCCGTGAAGGTTTCTGCAACGCATCCGGAGCGGACGATTACCAAGTTGCTGCGGGAGCGATCCGGGTTTGTGCTGGATGCGAAGCAGTATCGGTATGATCCGGATTTGTCCACCCGGACCAAGGTGGTTTATGCCCAACAAAGTCCAGTGGGACCCTTCTTCTCTTCGAACGCGCAACTGACGTTTAGCGTTGCGAACCAACGAGTGATTGGCTATACCCAACGCGAACTTGGAAACGTCAAGATTCTGCATGATAAAGCGGACCTCATTACGGAGGAACGGGCGGTGATTAGTTTGTATCAATATAACGAGTTACCGAATAACGCCAAGATTTTGTGGAAAAAGTTAGCGTATACTCGCTTCTTGGAATTAAGTGGTAAGGAAGTTTATATTCCGACCTGGGTCATCGCGATGAACACGAAGTCGAATCCGAAGGTACAAATTAAACGGATTAATGCCTTAAACGGGGCCTCGTTTAATACGGAAAAGGTGCAAGAACAACCAAACGGAACTGCGAAAGTGGAAAGCGTGAAAAACTAA
- a CDS encoding DMT family transporter, producing the protein MKKSLIYVLLSTVLFSLMEIALKAAGNQFNPIQLNLIRFTLGGLVILPFAAAHLKKQHRRIQLADWKVFSLTGFLCVVVSMTLYQLAIEYGEPAIVAVLFSCNPVFALIFAYLILHENVSRTDIISLILSVIGLLVIVDPFKLTDPLGIFFAILAAATFGFYSIMSQAASLRVELDGVVMTSFTFIAGALELLVIILITKLPPVAAAMRSVSWLKPFAAIPILTNVNLPNLWILLFVGVAVTGGGFAFYFLALQEGGVTMASLVFFFKPVLSPIFAFFLIGENISLPTIIGVAIIIVSSLITLYGYRIDVKSSE; encoded by the coding sequence ATGAAAAAATCATTAATATACGTTTTACTTTCAACGGTGTTATTTAGTTTAATGGAAATTGCCTTGAAAGCAGCGGGGAACCAATTTAACCCAATTCAGTTGAACCTGATTCGGTTTACCCTTGGGGGCTTGGTGATCCTGCCCTTTGCCGCTGCGCACTTAAAAAAGCAGCACCGGCGCATCCAGCTCGCCGATTGGAAGGTCTTTTCTCTCACCGGTTTTTTGTGTGTCGTCGTTTCTATGACGCTCTACCAACTGGCGATTGAATACGGAGAACCGGCCATTGTCGCCGTTCTGTTTAGTTGTAATCCAGTCTTTGCATTAATCTTTGCGTACCTGATTTTGCATGAGAACGTGTCACGAACGGACATTATTTCGTTGATTCTGTCCGTGATTGGGTTACTGGTAATCGTGGATCCCTTTAAGTTAACGGACCCGCTCGGGATTTTCTTTGCCATCCTGGCGGCCGCAACGTTTGGGTTTTATAGCATCATGTCGCAAGCTGCCTCCCTGCGGGTGGAACTTGACGGGGTCGTGATGACCAGCTTCACCTTTATTGCAGGAGCACTGGAGTTACTGGTGATTATTCTAATCACGAAATTACCGCCAGTAGCGGCAGCCATGCGCTCCGTGAGTTGGTTAAAACCGTTTGCGGCAATTCCCATCCTTACCAACGTGAACCTGCCAAACCTCTGGATCTTACTGTTTGTCGGGGTCGCGGTTACCGGTGGGGGTTTTGCCTTTTACTTCCTCGCTCTACAAGAAGGGGGCGTTACGATGGCCTCACTGGTGTTCTTCTTTAAACCGGTGCTTTCGCCAATCTTCGCCTTCTTCCTAATCGGGGAAAACATTAGCTTGCCAACCATCATCGGGGTTGCCATTATCATCGTTAGTTCGTTGATTACCCTGTACGGATATCGGATTGACGTAAAATCAAGCGAATAA
- a CDS encoding MBL fold metallo-hydrolase, whose translation MNDEFKISVLSSGSGGNCTYIETPQHKIIQDAGLSGIRIKRLMEGIGKDLADVDTMLVTHEHTDHAKGVGILARKYGMNVYANEATWKAMDQKIGAVPLEQKFVFDPNTTELWGDLDVESFTVAHDAAQAQFYNYHHHGKSFVIITDTGSVSDRVAGLIRNADAYLFECNYDPDMLMNGDYSYSTKLRINSDTGHLSNQASTEILMDVMGPQTKRIFLAHRSHHNNTKALARLTVASVMKNHGFGVGQDFELFDTDVEQPSPLIKL comes from the coding sequence ATGAATGATGAGTTTAAAATCAGTGTATTGTCGAGTGGCAGTGGGGGCAATTGCACGTACATTGAAACGCCCCAGCACAAAATTATTCAAGATGCAGGGCTCTCGGGGATTCGGATTAAACGGTTAATGGAAGGCATCGGGAAGGACCTTGCCGATGTCGACACCATGCTCGTTACGCACGAACATACGGACCACGCTAAGGGAGTTGGCATTTTAGCCCGAAAATATGGGATGAACGTGTATGCAAACGAGGCGACCTGGAAGGCGATGGACCAAAAAATCGGCGCGGTTCCGCTGGAGCAAAAGTTTGTGTTTGACCCCAATACCACCGAGTTATGGGGTGATTTGGACGTCGAAAGCTTCACGGTCGCGCATGACGCAGCGCAGGCGCAGTTCTATAACTATCACCATCACGGAAAAAGTTTTGTGATCATCACGGACACCGGCTCAGTTTCTGACCGGGTCGCGGGTTTGATCCGGAATGCGGATGCGTATTTATTTGAGTGCAATTATGATCCAGACATGCTAATGAATGGGGATTATTCGTATTCCACGAAGCTACGAATTAACAGCGACACCGGTCACTTGTCTAACCAGGCTAGTACGGAGATCTTAATGGACGTGATGGGTCCACAAACCAAGCGTATTTTTCTGGCGCACCGGAGTCATCACAATAACACCAAAGCGCTCGCGCGCCTGACCGTGGCGTCGGTCATGAAGAATCATGGATTTGGAGTTGGTCAAGATTTTGAACTCTTTGATACGGACGTCGAACAGCCCTCTCCGTTAATTAAGTTATAG
- a CDS encoding YycH family regulatory protein, with amino-acid sequence MMEKLKRYFLPVALAIAVLISVGLSVSLLTNPARFSSRTHQNRAVALHNDANVRPLQDVYSPLRVIKTNQHHHQTMLTSSTVNLVGTIVKQLRGTQMTDLHRISTKHEQRYFDVLNQPNSIMLNYNNALAGQMLGQVLKQPQLFSKQLKVQRIVIPLNEKGKIYFLTDQNYQVYEASVQQLNLAHLKRTLRHDVASNRVEIRALNNKPFLYFPHAVQLKDYGYMLQEQSQSTYLSRIIGNSTDTTVKHHQGETTYASANQELTFSANDDVTYNNFRPQKTVKTEEDALKVAYQNAVQLGVPLASSQFDAYQAQNKTVSYRSFIDGFPIFGNQQLGNYSYQYVNGASERYQFSLRDFQIPVPTDEQQTTLPSSKTMLAQLAQANVDTKRISNVQIGYQIVPNDEHKLLVLLRPSWFVKYNNQWVNYVDLQQGNVTKARKENF; translated from the coding sequence ATGATGGAGAAGCTTAAACGCTATTTTTTACCAGTTGCGCTGGCAATCGCCGTCCTGATTAGTGTCGGCCTGTCGGTTTCTTTACTGACGAATCCAGCCCGCTTTAGCAGTCGGACGCATCAAAATCGGGCCGTTGCTCTCCATAACGACGCGAACGTGCGTCCGTTACAGGACGTATATTCTCCTCTGCGGGTCATTAAAACGAATCAGCACCACCATCAAACCATGTTGACGTCATCAACCGTCAACCTAGTGGGGACGATTGTAAAACAGCTCCGAGGGACCCAGATGACTGATTTACATCGCATTAGTACCAAGCATGAGCAACGGTATTTTGACGTCTTAAACCAGCCAAATTCAATCATGTTGAATTACAATAACGCCCTCGCGGGACAGATGTTAGGGCAGGTTTTAAAGCAACCACAGCTCTTTTCAAAGCAACTGAAGGTGCAACGGATTGTGATTCCGCTGAATGAGAAGGGGAAAATTTACTTTTTAACCGATCAGAACTATCAAGTGTACGAGGCCTCCGTGCAGCAGCTGAACCTTGCTCACCTAAAACGGACGTTGCGACACGACGTAGCTAGTAATCGGGTTGAAATCCGGGCCCTTAACAACAAACCGTTCTTATACTTCCCACACGCCGTCCAGCTCAAAGACTACGGGTACATGTTGCAGGAACAATCCCAGTCCACCTATTTGAGTCGGATCATTGGCAATAGTACCGATACGACCGTCAAACACCATCAGGGGGAAACGACCTACGCTTCTGCGAACCAGGAGTTGACCTTTTCGGCCAATGACGACGTGACCTACAATAACTTTCGGCCCCAAAAAACGGTTAAAACGGAGGAGGATGCGCTCAAGGTGGCGTACCAAAACGCGGTTCAACTTGGGGTTCCCCTGGCGTCATCGCAGTTTGATGCCTACCAGGCGCAGAATAAGACGGTCAGCTATCGCTCCTTTATCGATGGCTTCCCAATCTTTGGTAATCAGCAACTGGGTAATTACTCCTATCAGTACGTGAATGGAGCTTCAGAACGTTACCAATTCTCCCTGCGCGATTTTCAAATTCCGGTACCGACTGATGAACAGCAGACCACGCTCCCTAGCAGTAAGACGATGTTAGCCCAACTGGCCCAGGCAAACGTTGATACGAAACGGATTAGTAACGTGCAGATCGGGTACCAAATTGTGCCCAATGACGAGCATAAGTTACTGGTACTGCTGCGGCCCAGCTGGTTTGTAAAGTATAATAATCAGTGGGTTAATTACGTTGACTTGCAACAGGGGAACGTTACTAAGGCCCGAAAGGAGAACTTCTAA
- the rlmH gene encoding 23S rRNA (pseudouridine(1915)-N(3))-methyltransferase RlmH has protein sequence MNIKLVVVGKLKEKYFAAAIAEYQKRLSRFCKVKMIEVRDEKAPESLSSAEMEQVQAKEGDRILAKVSEREYVFALAINGTERTSEAFAQQIKDLTTYGHSDLTFIIGGSLGLAPAVLKRADDQLSFGKFTLPHQLMRVVLCEQIYRAFMINSNSPYHK, from the coding sequence ATGAACATCAAACTGGTAGTAGTTGGAAAACTAAAGGAAAAGTACTTTGCGGCGGCCATTGCTGAGTACCAAAAGCGGTTATCGCGCTTTTGTAAGGTTAAAATGATTGAAGTCCGGGATGAAAAAGCTCCGGAATCATTAAGTTCTGCTGAGATGGAGCAGGTGCAGGCGAAAGAGGGCGACCGAATTCTGGCCAAGGTGAGTGAGCGTGAGTACGTGTTTGCATTGGCGATTAACGGGACCGAACGCACGTCAGAGGCCTTTGCGCAGCAGATTAAAGACCTGACGACGTATGGTCATTCGGACCTGACCTTTATCATTGGCGGTTCACTGGGATTAGCCCCAGCGGTCCTAAAGCGGGCTGACGATCAGCTATCGTTTGGGAAGTTCACCCTTCCTCATCAGTTAATGCGGGTGGTCTTATGTGAACAAATTTATCGGGCCTTCATGATTAATAGCAACAGTCCGTACCACAAATAG
- a CDS encoding prenyltransferase translates to MKTWHRLLRLTRVHSLIASVLPFCLGLLFALFRDHEFNWGNSLLFFLITCLMQILVNLFDTYQDFQNALKYQLSPETDDIFAKVKNKSEAHRLKLAIYGLTALGGLLALWLVLRTSPVILGLGLLGTAVGYLYSGGPHPIQNGPAGDVASGLIMGYIITLATVLINIQPAQYHWALVGEILLVAGIAICAITNISLANNLCDYEEDVKFHRFTSVSYLGKEGTLRFYACNYLLGYGCLLAAICLGWLPVSTCLVFVTIPLVIKNTRRFWQVQSKQQTFVLTIRNDIAITLAVVVATIIFILFQV, encoded by the coding sequence ATGAAAACCTGGCACCGCTTACTGCGTTTAACCCGGGTGCATTCTTTAATTGCATCCGTCCTTCCCTTTTGTTTGGGCCTGCTCTTCGCCCTCTTTCGCGATCACGAATTCAACTGGGGAAACAGCCTGCTTTTCTTTCTCATCACCTGTTTAATGCAGATCTTAGTTAATCTCTTTGATACCTATCAAGACTTTCAAAACGCACTTAAGTATCAGCTTAGTCCGGAAACGGATGACATTTTTGCTAAGGTGAAAAACAAGTCGGAAGCCCACCGTCTCAAACTCGCAATTTATGGCTTAACCGCCCTTGGGGGGCTATTAGCACTGTGGTTAGTTCTTCGTACCAGTCCTGTAATCTTAGGCCTCGGGCTACTCGGGACCGCCGTTGGTTATCTCTATAGCGGTGGTCCTCACCCGATCCAAAATGGTCCGGCTGGAGACGTCGCCTCTGGGCTCATCATGGGCTACATCATTACCCTCGCCACCGTTTTGATCAACATCCAGCCCGCTCAGTACCACTGGGCGCTGGTGGGAGAAATCCTGCTCGTCGCTGGAATCGCGATCTGTGCGATTACGAACATCAGTCTTGCTAATAACCTCTGTGACTACGAAGAAGACGTTAAATTCCACCGGTTCACCAGCGTCAGCTACTTAGGCAAGGAAGGGACGCTACGTTTTTACGCCTGCAACTATCTGCTTGGTTATGGGTGTCTGCTCGCCGCCATCTGCCTTGGTTGGTTACCGGTTTCAACCTGCCTAGTCTTCGTTACCATTCCGTTGGTAATTAAGAACACCCGCCGGTTTTGGCAGGTCCAGAGTAAGCAACAAACCTTTGTCCTTACGATTCGCAATGACATCGCCATTACCCTCGCGGTCGTGGTGGCTACCATCATTTTTATCCTGTTTCAGGTCTAA
- a CDS encoding YibE/F family protein: MQPRITVKWWWLLVVLVVGLVAVLLTHYDAPLYSQTVAEVQQVKNGPRMKTTDEFRNQDYQQNQTVTLKILNGKKRGQTLRVQNQFSRSNATDQEYHPGQQVFLHLGGNSQRNRSGLINGFKRDTVVVFLVWLTVSLLLLILKFRGSMALLSLVVNALLFMVVVELDVHTDWNPFVLFSLLAVVFTIVTALLIFGRSKETLVAIIATILGTAAALLIAWLVLMGTHQRGMKFEMMDYVTQQRLPLFFAGSMIGSLGAIMDLSADITSSVFAIYREQPTMRFAELFANARKIGRSIMGPLINVLFLIFVASTFPMMVLFLKNGNSWGYSYSMIMSLGIVQSLISGIGIALTVPITGLLAGGICEMKVFK; this comes from the coding sequence ATGCAACCCCGCATCACAGTTAAATGGTGGTGGTTATTAGTGGTGCTAGTCGTGGGGCTAGTCGCCGTTTTATTGACCCATTACGATGCACCGCTATACAGTCAGACCGTGGCTGAGGTCCAGCAGGTTAAAAACGGTCCGCGGATGAAAACGACGGATGAGTTTCGGAATCAGGATTACCAGCAAAACCAAACGGTGACCCTCAAAATCCTCAATGGGAAAAAACGGGGCCAAACGTTGCGGGTGCAAAATCAATTTTCGCGCTCAAACGCCACCGATCAGGAATATCACCCGGGTCAACAGGTTTTTTTACACCTGGGTGGGAACTCCCAACGCAACCGATCCGGTCTCATTAACGGCTTTAAACGGGATACCGTGGTGGTCTTTTTGGTGTGGTTAACCGTGAGTCTGCTGTTACTCATCCTAAAGTTTCGTGGGTCGATGGCGCTCCTCAGCCTAGTAGTAAATGCCTTGTTGTTCATGGTAGTCGTGGAGTTGGATGTGCATACGGATTGGAATCCCTTCGTGCTGTTTAGTCTCCTTGCGGTGGTGTTTACGATCGTAACGGCCTTGCTAATCTTTGGGCGCTCCAAGGAAACCCTGGTGGCAATTATTGCTACCATTTTGGGGACCGCCGCGGCGTTGCTAATTGCCTGGTTAGTGCTGATGGGAACGCACCAACGGGGCATGAAATTTGAAATGATGGACTACGTGACCCAGCAACGGCTGCCACTCTTTTTTGCAGGGAGTATGATTGGCTCGCTCGGAGCGATCATGGACCTTTCAGCAGACATCACGTCGAGTGTTTTTGCAATCTATCGCGAGCAACCGACCATGCGATTTGCCGAGTTGTTTGCGAATGCCCGTAAGATTGGTCGCTCCATCATGGGTCCCCTGATTAACGTGCTCTTTTTAATCTTTGTGGCTAGTACCTTTCCCATGATGGTACTGTTTTTAAAGAACGGAAATAGTTGGGGCTATTCTTACTCAATGATTATGTCATTAGGAATCGTCCAGAGTTTGATAAGTGGAATTGGAATTGCGCTAACCGTTCCGATTACGGGGTTGTTAGCCGGTGGCATTTGTGAAATGAAGGTGTTCAAATGA
- a CDS encoding GMP reductase, with protein sequence MEVFDYNDIQLIPNKCIVNSRSECDTTVEFGGRQFKLPVVPANMQTVINEELAVSLAQNGYFYVMHRFQPEARHDFIKRMHDQDLFASISVGVKPAEYDFIASLAADDLQPEYITIDIAHGYSDSVIKMIKYIKEQLPTAFVIAGNVGTPEGVRALENAGADATKVGVGPGKACITKVKTGFGTGGWQLAAIRYCAKAAQKPIVADGGIRTDGDIAKSLRFGATMCMIGSLFAGHLESPGKEVEEAGRKYKEYFGSASEYQKGAYHNVEGKKLLVPYKGSIYDTLQEMKEDLQSSISYAGGRDLKALRTVDYVIVKDTIYNGD encoded by the coding sequence ATGGAAGTATTTGATTATAATGACATTCAATTGATCCCCAACAAGTGTATTGTTAACTCACGTAGTGAATGCGATACAACGGTGGAATTTGGGGGACGGCAGTTTAAGCTCCCCGTGGTACCGGCGAACATGCAAACCGTGATTAACGAAGAGTTGGCCGTTTCGTTGGCGCAAAATGGGTATTTTTACGTAATGCACCGGTTTCAACCGGAAGCCCGGCACGATTTTATTAAACGGATGCACGACCAGGATTTATTTGCGTCAATTAGCGTCGGCGTCAAGCCCGCTGAATATGATTTCATTGCGAGCTTAGCGGCTGATGACTTACAACCAGAATACATTACAATCGACATTGCCCACGGCTACTCCGATTCCGTCATTAAAATGATTAAGTACATTAAGGAACAGTTACCTACGGCGTTTGTAATTGCCGGTAACGTGGGGACTCCTGAGGGAGTTCGGGCCTTAGAAAATGCTGGAGCCGATGCCACCAAGGTGGGGGTGGGTCCCGGAAAGGCCTGCATTACGAAGGTGAAGACCGGATTTGGAACCGGGGGCTGGCAGTTGGCAGCCATTCGGTACTGTGCTAAAGCCGCTCAGAAACCAATTGTGGCCGATGGTGGAATTCGGACGGATGGTGACATTGCGAAGTCCTTACGGTTTGGAGCCACGATGTGTATGATTGGCTCGCTGTTTGCGGGGCACCTAGAATCACCCGGAAAAGAAGTTGAAGAAGCTGGCCGGAAGTACAAGGAATACTTTGGGTCGGCGTCTGAATACCAAAAGGGTGCTTACCATAACGTGGAAGGCAAGAAATTGCTGGTGCCGTATAAGGGCAGCATCTACGATACGTTGCAAGAAATGAAGGAAGACTTGCAATCCTCAATCTCTTACGCCGGAGGCCGGGATTTAAAGGCCCTACGAACGGTTGATTACGTAATTGTGAAAGATACGATTTATAACGGTGATTAG